From Schizosaccharomyces pombe strain 972h- genome assembly, chromosome: II, the proteins below share one genomic window:
- the set10 gene encoding ribosomal lysine methyltransferase Set10 — protein MEKLLHEALQNGCKLHKSVEFIQSRDDNACFGSYIAVAQNDIAPDQLLISCPFEYAITYNKAKEELKKLNPNFESCNPHITLCTFLALESLKGIQSKWYGYIEYLPKTFNTPLYFNENDNAFLISTNAYSAAQERLHIWKHEYQEALSLHPSPTERFTFDLYIWSATVFSSRCFSSNLIYKDSESTPILLPLIDSLNHKPKQPILWNSDFQDEKSVQLISQELVAKGNQLFNNYGPKGNEELLMGYGFCLPDNPFDTVTLKVAIHPDLPHKDQKAAILENDCQFQLSNLVFFLPKSPDKEIFQKILQCLAVVTASSLELRKLTAHLLTGDLASYVPSLRGQIKSLEVLLMYIDSRADLLLKSNPQVSPTSERQVWAKIYRDSQINILQDSITYVKNYMEESLQKTYKPLPNLLQYLILNSISIFLLQHPLFAPLSHAIESLYGSTDAEALVATDEQDILMILICVYCLSISEKLPFSISMLVEGYPAVANPEGVEVFEILDEMFFQQFTNVFGESKHFNKENVSWALQLVNDESLDFSGFTFIIAHN, from the coding sequence ATGGAGAAATTACTACACGAAGCCTTGCAAAATGGCTGCAAGCTTCATAAATCTGTCGAATTTATCCAAAGTCGAGACGATAACGCTTGTTTTGGTAGTTATATTGCTGTTGCACAAAACGATATAGCACCTGATCAATTACTTATATCCTGCCCTTTTGAGTATGCAATAACATATAACAAGGCGAAAGaggaattaaaaaaattgaatccAAATTTTGAGAGTTGCAATCCTCATATAACACTTTGTACATTTTTAGCATTGGAGAGCTTGAAGGGTATACAAAGTAAGTGGTACGGGTACATTGAGTATCTACCTAAAACATTCAACACCCCTCTTTATTTTAACGAAAATGATAACGCCTTTTTGATATCCACAAATGCGTACTCTGCTGCTCAGGAGCGTTTGCATATCTGGAAGCATGAGTATCAAGAAGCATTAAGTTTGCACCCATCTCCTACAGAAAGATTTACCTTCGATTTGTATATATGGTCTGCCACTGTTTTCTCATCTAGATGTTTTTCATCCAATCTAATATATAAGGATTCAGAGTCTACTCccattcttcttcctctcaTTGACAGTCTGAATCATAAACCAAAGCAGCCAATTTTGTGGAATAGTGATTTTCAAGATGAAAAATCTGTTCAATTAATTTCCCAAGAGTTGGTTGCAAAAGGCAACCAGCTGTTTAATAATTACGGTCCAAAGGGCAACGAAGAGTTACTAATGGGCTATGGGTTTTGCTTACCTGATAACCCATTTGATACAGTGACTTTAAAAGTAGCTATTCATCCAGATTTACCGCATAAAGATCAAAAAGCTGCCATTCTTGAGAATGATTGCCAATTTCAGTTGAGCAatttagtattttttttgccaAAGTCCCCAGAtaaggaaatttttcaaaagattcTTCAATGTTTAGCAGTTGTAACTGCCTCTTCTCTTGAACTTCGAAAATTGACAGCGCATTTGTTGACGGGTGATCTAGCTTCTTATGTCCCTTCTTTACGAGGCCAGATTAAGTCCTTGGAAGTTTTACTTATGTACATCGACTCTAGAGCTGACCTTTTGTTAAAATCAAATCCGCAAGTATCTCCGACCTCTGAAAGGCAGGTTTGGGCCAAAATTTATCGCGATAGTCAGATTAATATTCTTCAAGACTCCATCACTTATGTCAAAAATTATATGGAAGAATCACTCCAAAAAACTTACAAACCTCTTCCAAACCTTTTGCAATATCTCATCCTTAATTCGATATCTATTTTCCTCTTGCAACATCCTTTGTTTGCACCACTTTCGCATGCCATTGAGAGTCTCTATGGTTCAACCGATGCTGAAGCATTGGTCGCTACAGATGAGCAGgatattttaatgatattGATTTGTGTATATTGTTTATCTATTTCTGAAAAATTACCTTTCTCAATTAGTATGCTTGTGGAAGGGTATCCAGCCGTTGCTAATCCAGAAGGTGTTGAAGTCTTTGAAATCTTGGATGAAAtgttttttcaacaatttaCAAACGTATTTGGGGAATCCAAgcattttaataaagaaaatgtttcttGGGCATTGCAATTGGTAAATGACGAAAGTCTCGACTTTTCTGGATTTACCTTTATTATTGCCCataattga
- the erg27 gene encoding 3-keto sterol reductase, with product MSFRKYALITGSNSGLGFGIATRLLQFYQPRLQDEPEVFTVILTCRSREKAEDACRRLKEFFPDRKIRLEYVLLDLSNMASVEAAVQDIATRFPKLDFVYLNAGAWDLEGIQWLKAIFSTLINPIQALTHPTFYKETAGRVSNDSLGYIFESNVFGHFYLKNRLAELKVLRSSTKVVLTSSLVAEKKSLDFEDLQCFHGEQPYQSSKRLLDVLHYAELEKGLPFEQYLVHPGLCTTNMYETFLGPILVMCAKLGFYICRLLGSPWHTISPYVAAFAFLWTALHATKEDQSIKWGAAVTRFGHERVLSTPVELILPSEQEKALEYMTKLYQEWKKKLVS from the exons ATGAGTTTTCGTAAATATGCCTTAATTACCGGCTCCAACAg TGGTCTTGGTTTTGGAATAGCTACGCGTCTTTTGCAGTTCTACCAACCGCGTTTGCAAGATGAACCCGAAGTATTCACGGTAATTCTTACATGCAGGAGTCGTGAAAAGGCAGAAGATGCCTGTAGAAGATTGAAAGAATTCTTTCCCGATAGGAAAATACGGTTGGAATACGTTTTGTTAGACTTGTCGAATATGGCATCAGTGGAAGCTGCGGTGCAAGATATCGCTACTAGATTCCCTAAATTAGATTTTGTTTACCTAAATGCTGGTGCTTGGGACCTGGAAGGTATTCAATGGCTAAAGGCTATCTTTTCTACTTTGATCAACCCTATCCAGGCACTGACGCATCCAACCTTTTACAAAGAGACTGCTGGACGTGTGAGCAATGACTCCCTCGGTTACATATTTGAAAGTAATGTTTTTGgtcatttttatttg AAAAATCGCCTGGCCGAACTAAAAGTGCTCCGTTCGTCAACAAAGGTAGTCCTTACAAGCAGTTTAGtagcagaaaaaaaatccctTGATTTTGAAGACCTACAATGTTTTCACGGCGAGCAACCCTATCAATCTTCAAAGCGTTTGTTAGATGTGTTACACTATGCAGAACTTGAAAAGGGACTCCCTTTTGAACAATACCTTGTCCATCCCGGACTATGTACTACTAACATGTATGAAACTTTCCTCGGTCCTATATTGGTTATGTGTGCAAAGCTCGGTTTCTATATTTGTCGCTTACTTGGAAGTCCTTGGCATACAATTTCTCCATACGTTGctgcttttgcttttctttggACTGCTTTACATGCTACCAAAGAAGATCAATCTATCAAGTGGGGAGCAGCCGTGACTCGTTTTGGTCATGAAAGAGTCCTCTCTACTCCTGTGGAATTAATTTTGCCTTCAGAGCAAGAGAAAGCTTTAGAATATATGACAAAACTTTACCAGgaatggaaaaagaagctGGTTTCGTAA
- the png2 gene encoding chromatin modification family protein Png2 gives MGTSGIEIFAALNDFTDAIVSVPESVCGKFTSLKEIDAQVRDIRQNVIQEIGVVLKNEKNDELSGEERCERLQKTLKEILPYSDSKICLATDAMNNIKSCIDRLDAGFEYVELEIPQQLRLGYPDDRALMNYHSTVTPQTSERRRETRRHQNNQHSQQYSSQERSSSYNNFEDASSPQSSYHTPTKRRKNAVPRKSSSPPLSSTKHAPQSTERRPVRRSESRLKQTNGEPLVKHDTLDSSDISREGEQLYCYCQQVSYGQMIGCDNENCKREWFHLPCVGLVEPPKGIWYCKECEELAKSSESRQ, from the exons ATGGGGACGAGTggaattgaaatatttgcAGCTTTAAATGATTTCACAGATG CCATTGTTTCAGTCCCTGAATCAGTATGTGGAAAATTCACGAGTTTGAAAGAGATCGATGCACAAGTACGAG ATATCCGTCAAAATGTCATACAGGAAATTGGTGTGGTTCTAAAAAACGAGAAAAATGACGAATTGTCAGGAGAAGAAAGATGTGAGCGATTACAAAAGACACTAAAAGAGATACTTCCATATTCTGATTCAAAGATTTGTTTGGCCACAGACGCAATGAATAATATCAAGAGTTGTATCGACCGTTTGGATGCTGGGTTTGAATATGTTGAATTGGAGATTCCCCAACAATTGAGATTGGGATATCCAGACGATCGAgctttaatgaattatcATTCTACTGTGACTCCTCAAACTTCTGAAAGGAGACGGGAAACCCGTCGGCATCAAAATAACCAGCATTCCCAGCAATATTCCTCTCAGGAACGGTCGTCTTCATATAACAACTTTGAAGACGCTTCATCGCCGCAATCTTCTTATCACACCCCTACAAAGCGTCGAAAAAATGCTGTTCCTAGAAAATCATCATCACCTCCATTATCGAGTACAAAGCATGCGCCGCAATCTACGGAGAGGCGACCAGTGCGGAGATCAGAATCTCGTTTAAAACAGACAAATGGGGAACCACTTGTCAAACACGACACATTAGATTCAAGTGATATCAGCCGTGAAGGTGAGCAACTTTACTGTTACTGTCAACAAGTTTCCTATGGACAAATGATTGGATGTGATAACgaaaattgtaaaagagAATGGTTCCATTTACCTTGCGTTGGTCTAGTAGAACCACCGAAGGGGATCTGGTATTGTAAAGAATGTGAAGAGTTAGCAAAATCATCTGAAAGTCGTCAATGA
- the rrf1 gene encoding translation termination factor Rrf1 encodes MFRIISKATLFQDSQRFHTSILSPRCAFHNGGILHKKAKDKDVKHDHDPEFANSFNKMLKSFEAKMQLVHEKLAKRFQEAVVLPSQGNFTQLEALFIPSKSIKAPTPSRLLREIAAVSQKGSQQIIIRPFEDVDIKNILKAIEDSRYPFVANKLNASTIEVKPQRTTLESRQQLAKVLEGYAKDSREQLSAMRTELKKEIAKNKKSKAWTSDDCYKAEAEMQTAFKNAINLLDSGLKSALKKVI; translated from the coding sequence atgtttcGGATTATTAGCAAAGCAACGTTGTTTCAAGATTCACAACGGTTCCACACTTCTATACTGTCGCCCAGATGTGCATTTCATAATGGTGGAATTTTGCATAAAAAAGCTAAGGATAAAGATGTTAAGCATGATCACGATCCAGAATTTGctaattcatttaataaaatgttgaaaagctttgaagcaaaaatgCAATTGGTTCACGAAAAGTTGGCTAAACGATTTCAAGAGGCAGTTGTTTTACCGAGTCAAGGAAATTTCACTCAACTAGAAGCACTTTTCATACCATCCAAAAGCATAAAAGCTCCTACTCCTAGTCGTCTGCTTCGAGAAATTGCAGCTGTTAGTCAGAAAGGTTCTCAGCAAATTATTATTCGTCCATTTGAAGACGTTGACATAAAAAACATCCTAAAAGCAATTGAAGATAGCAGATACCCGTTTGTAGCTAATAAGCTGAATGCATCAACAATTGAGGTGAAGCCACAACGAACCACTTTAGAAAGTCGGCAGCAGTTGGCCAAAGTATTAGAAGGATACGCAAAAGATAGTCGAGAACAGCTGTCTGCAATGCGAactgaattaaaaaaagagattgcaaaaaataagaaaagtAAAGCTTGGACGTCCGATGATTGTTATAAAGCAGAAGCGGAAATGCAAacagcttttaaaaatgccATCAATTTGCTTGATAGCGGTTTGAAATCAGCTTTGAAAAAGGTAATATAA
- the pop8 gene encoding RNase P and RNase MRP subunit Pop8 codes for MVLHQRLKSEWSYIILEVVGGTTPIDEIDDISLRHLITLALNQSFGIFGSAIPIDFLHRQSKFLYLRCHKEDKKKVLVALGSYVREPEQIRLMVLHASDFPCQAVPFS; via the exons ATGGTACTTCATCAACGTTTAAAAAGCGAATGGTCATATATAATACTTGAAGT GGTTGGAGGTACTACCCCTATAGATGAAATAGACGATATTTCTTTACGACATCTCATCACATTAGCTCTAAATCAGTCATTTGGAATATTTGGGTCTGCAATTcctattgattttttgcatcgacaatcaaaatttttgtatctAAGGTGCCATAAAGA ggataaaaagaaagtcCTTGTGGCACTCGGATCCTATGTTCGCGAACCTGAACAAATAAGACTTATGGTATTACACGCTTCAGACTTTCCTTGTCAAGCGGTTCCTTTTTCATAA
- the rid1 gene encoding GTPase-binding protein Rid1 codes for MNSLRSVKRLLGARSLSSDGLSESVNSSDREDSLSFQTPSTPSEDEMPQCFEDLIKPQVLSSEASKSLLSLNEGIKMEIVSSLQQKDQKKRNKLIAWMRKKPCYEQPDDFISYIVNTKIDSIDESIIHKLALLLRNEQVIWVEKFIHNGGFGVVFCTIDKISRLEWREELHDSILEQLLLCVKAMCTVQRGLECLSQSTYNVERLISLLLSKKQPCDFVVREVLVQIVHSFYKAHLDKEEGAMQVFSLFSIKDDKDEEVEFLKNVRVDRPFRRWIIELEDVSRNVFWVWNHDSNVIDLEKQYNQVYEAPLGFIGGIETEATSYVAAHIHLINELLEGLPLEKRQRKRLELQLSGLERIMGLRFRKSSQKFHKKLHEALREWIVAAKIDDWPYKLVQTGST; via the exons ATGAATTCTCTACGTTCAGTAAAACGGCTTTTAGGTGCTCGCTCTTTGAGCTCTGATGGGCTCTCTGAAAGCGTTAATTCTTCTGATCGAGAGGATAGCTTGAGCTTTCAGACTCCTTCAACCCCTtctgaagatgaaatgCCACAATGTTTTGAAGATTTAATCAAGCCTCAAGTTCTTTCTTCAGAGGCCTCAAAGAGTTTACTTTCCCTTAATGAAGGAATTAAAATGGAAATCGTGTCCAGTTTACAGCAAAAAGACCAGAAAAAGcgaaataaattaattgctTGGATGCGTAAAAAACCATGTTACGAGCAACCTGACGACTTTATTTCGTATATtgtaaatacaaaaattgacTCAATCGATGAATCTATCATACACAAATTAGCTCTACTTCTCAGAAACGAGCAAGTAAT ATGGGTAGAGAAGTTTATACACAACGGCGGTTTCGGTGTAGTATTTTGTACAATCGACAAAATCTCTCGCCTTGAATGGAGAGAGGAACTGCACGATTCTATACTGGAGCAACTTTTACTTTGCGTTAAAGCCATGTGCACTGTTCAG CGCGGATTGGAATGTTTATCTCAATCCACTTATAATGTCGAGCGATTGATTTCCCTTTTGCTTTCAAAGAAACAGCCATGTGATTTTGTCGTAAGGGAAGTACTCGTTCAAATAGTTCACTCCTTTTACAAAGCTCATCTCGACAAAGAAGAAGGTGCAATGCAAGTTTTTTCCTTGTTTTCTATTAAAGACGATAAGGATGAAGAGGTTGAATTCTTAAAAAACGTTCGAGTTGATCGACCTTTTCGCCGTTGGATTATCGAACTTGAAGATGTTAGCCGTAATGTCTTCTGGGTGTGGAACCACGATTCTAATGTCATTGATTTGGAGAAACAATATAATCAAGTGTACGAGGCTCCATTGGGGTTTATTGGTGGTATAGAAACCGAAGCCACCAGCTATGTTGCAGCTCACATCCATcttattaatgaattactCGAAGGCTTACCTTTAGAGAAACGTCAAAGAAAACGTTTGGAACTCCAGCTAAGTGGATTAGAAAGAATCATGGGGTTACGGTTTCGAAAGAGCAG TCAAAAATTCCATAAGAAGCTACATGAAGCCCTTCGTGAATGGATAGTGGCTGCTAAAATTGATGATTGGCCATACAAACTTGTGCAAACTGGATCAACCTAA
- the atx1 gene encoding Cu chaperone Atx1, translating to MKYQFNVAMACDGCKNAIDRVLTRLGVEDKSISVEKQEVIVTTDKPYELVEQTIKKTGKEVRSGKVLE from the exons ATGAAGTACCAATTTAACGTTGCTATGGCTTGTGATGGCTGCAAAAATGCCATCGATCGCGTTTTAACTCGTCTGG GTGTTGAAGACAAATCCATTTCGGTCGAAAAACAAGAGGTTATCGTTACCACAGACAAACCATATGAGCTCGTAGAACAAacgattaaaaaaactggAAAGGAAGTTCGCAGCGGTAAAGTCCTAGAGTAG
- the cft1 gene encoding mRNA processing protein Cft1 — MSTIFQDLVDSTVIKNAVQGQFTSLVSNNLVVSKVNSLHLFEIEKIQKDESSFPLDDSLQNEFSTSIIDESQAFMETNMHLIRTNEQTTYVLRLVSQVKVFGTITEISALKGKGSNGCDLLIMLTDYAKVSTLEWDMQSQSFVTNSLHYYEDVKSSNICSSHTPTQLLVDPDSDCCLLRFLTDMMAIIPYPANEDLDMEEAAIENSKISSSYAYKPSFVLASSQLDASISRILDVKFLYGYREPTLAILYSPEQTSTVTLPLRKDTVLFSLVTLDLEQRASAVITTIQSLPYDIYASVSIPTPLGGSLLLGGNELIYVDSAGRTVGIGVNSYYSKCTDFPLQDQSDFNLELEGTIAIPLTSSKTETPFVVLVHTSGQFFYLDFLLDGKSVKGLSLQALDLEINDDFLKSGITCAVPAGENLVFLGSQTTDSYLLRWSRRTTNEEVRLDEGDDTLYGTNDAEMDDMLDIYETDESVGSKRKIAYENGPLRLEICDVLTNIGPITDFAVGKAGSYSYFPQDNHGPLELVGTAGADGAGGLVVFRRNIFPLIAGEFQFDGCEALWTVSISGKLRNMKSRIQAQYSNPELETYLVLSKEKESFIFLAGETFDEVQHSDFSKDSKTLNVGSLLSGMRMVQICPTSLRVYDSNLRLTQLFNFSKKQIVVSTSICDPCIIVVFLGGGIALYKMDLKSQRLIKTDLQNRLSDVKTASLVSPDSSALFAKLFTYNETLNAKGQIANGMNDSASETDLDIQPNHKTSNNDQMGYDQSVSADDVPEVDNTIVTEKNVSNLDQESLEKHPILFALTDEGKLKVYNLADFSLLMECDVFDLPPTLFNGMESERTYFNKESSQELVELLVADLGDDFKEPHLFLRSRLNEITVYKAFLYSNTDKHKNLLAFAKVPQETMTREFQANVGTPRDAESTMEKKASSSVDHLKMTALEVVGNHSAVFVTGRKPFLILSTLHSNAKFFPISSNIPILSVAPFHAHHAPQGYIYVDENSFIRICKFQEDFEYDNKWPYKKVSLGKQINGIAYHPTKMVYAVGSAVPIEFKVTDEDGNEPYAITDDNDYLPMANTGSLDLVSPLTWTVIDSYEFQQFEIPLSVALVNLEVSETTKLRKPYIAVGTSITKGEDIAVRGSTYLFEIIDVVPQPGRPETRHKLKLVTREEIKGTVAVVCEVDGYLLSGQGQKVIVRALEDEDHLVGVSFIDLGSYTLSAKCLRNLLLFGDVRQNVTFVGFAEEPYRMTLFSKGQEALNVSAADFLVQGENLYFVVADTSGNLRLLAYDPENPESHSGERLVTRGDFHIGNVITAMTILPKEKKHQNAEYGYDTGDDFSCVMVNSDGGLQMLVPISDRVYRRLNIIQNYLANRVNTIGGLNPKSYRLITSPSNLTNPTRRILDGMLIDYFTYMSVAHRHEMAHKCGVPVSTIMNDLVELDEALSYM; from the coding sequence ATGTCAACCATATTTCAAGACCTAGTGGACTCTAcagttataaaaaatgctgTCCAAGGCCAATTTACTTCTCTTGTATCTAATAACCTAGTGGTAAGTAAAGTGAATTCTTTACACCTTTTTGAGATTGAAAAGattcaaaaagatgaatCCAGTTTCCCATTAGATGATTCCTTGCAGAATGAATTCTCCACCAGCATAATCGATGAAAGTCAGGCGTTCATGGAGACAAATATGCATCTCATACGTACCAATGAACAAACTACCTACGTTCTTAGACTCGTTTCTCAAGTTAAAGTCTTCGGGACTATAACGGAAATATCGGCTTTGAAGGGAAAGGGAAGTAATGGGTGTGATTTGTTAATTATGCTTACCGACTATGCAAAAGTATCTACGTTGGAATGGGATATGCAAAGTCAGAGCTTCGTAACTAATAGTCTTCACTATTATGAAGATGTCAAATCTTCAAATATATGCTCCTCTCATACCCCTACACAGCTCTTGGTGGATCCGGATTCCGACTGTTGCCTATTACGATTTTTAACTGATATGATGGCTATTATTCCATATCCAGCTAACGAAGATTTGGATATGGAAGAGGCTGCTATAgaaaattctaaaatttcttcatcttaTGCCTACAAACCCTCCTTTGTCTTAGCTTCTTCTCAACTGGATGCTAGTATTTCACGAATTCTTGACGTTAAATTTCTATACGGATATCGCGAGCCTACACTAGCCATTCTATATAGTCCCGAACAGACTTCTACCGTTACTTTACCATTAAGAAAGGATACCGTTCTCTTTTCATTGGTAACTTTAGACTTAGAGCAACGCGCTAGTGCCGTTATTACTACCATTCAATCACTTCCCTACGATATCTACGCATCGGTTTCAATACCTACGCCTCTTGGAGGTTCTTTATTGTTGGGTGGAAATGAGCTTATATATGTTGATTCCGCTGGCCGGACTGTCGGTATCGGCGTAAATTCTTACTACTCAAAGTGTACTGATTTCCCACTTCAAGACCAGTCTGATTTTAACCTGGAACTAGAGGGGACTATTGCCATTCCCTTAACAAGTAGTAAGACTGAAACTCCCTTTGTCGTATTGGTGCACACGTCCggtcaatttttttatctagATTTTTTACTTGATGGTAAATCAGTCAAAGGACTGTCATTACAAGCTTTGGATTTAGAAATTAATGATGACTTTCTTAAATCAGGAATCACTTGTGCAGTGCCTGCTGGCGAAAATCTTGTTTTCTTAGGTAGCCAGACTACTGACAGTTATTTGCTTCGTTGGTCTCGGCGTACTACTAATGAGGAGGTAAGATTGGATGAAGGAGACGATACTCTTTATGGAACGAACGATGCTGAAATGGATGATATGCTTGATATTTATGAAACAGATGAATCCGTGGGTTCTAAAAGGAAGATTGCTTATGAAAACGGCCCGCTACGTCTAGAAATATGTGATGTATTGACAAATATTGGTCCAATTACTGACTTTGCCGTTGGAAAGGCAGGATCGTACTCCTATTTCCCTCAAGACAACCATGGACCTCTGGAATTGGTAGGTACAGCAGGAGCTGACGGTGCTGGCGGTCTTGTTGTTTTTCGGCGAAACATATTTCCATTAATAGCCGGtgaatttcaatttgaCGGCTGTGAAGCACTATGGACCGTTAGTATTTCAGGAAAGCTACGAAATATGAAAAGCAGAATACAAGCTCAATACTCAAATCCCGAGTTAGAAACTTATCTTGTACTTTCTAAAGAGAAGGAGTcgtttatatttttggcAGGTGAAACCTTTGATGAGGTACAGCATTCTGACTTTTCTAAGGACTCGAAGACACTTAATGTCGGCTCTTTGCTTTCCGGTATGCGTATGGTTCAGATATGTCCTACTAGCCTGCGTGTATACGACTCAAATTTACGTCTTACtcaactttttaattttagcaaaaaacaaatagtCGTCTCAACAAGCATTTGTGATCCTTGTATAATCGTTGTCTTTTTGGGTGGTGGAATCGCTCTTTACAAAATGGATTTAAAATCCCAAAGGCTGATCAAAACGGATTTACAAAATAGACTTTCGGATGTTAAGACAGCTTCTTTAGTTTCCCCTGATAGTTCTGCACTTTTTGCAAAGCTTTTTACCTATAACGAAACCCTTAACGCCAAGGGTCAAATAGCCAATGGAATGAATGATTCAGCTTCTGAGACAGATTTGGATATTCAACCTAACCATAAAACAAGTAATAATGATCAAATGGGGTATGATCAGTCAGTAAGTGCTGATGATGTTCCTGAGGTTGACAACACCATCGTCactgaaaaaaatgttagtaATTTAGATCAGGAGTCTCTGGAAAAACATCCAATATTATTTGCTTTGACTGATGAAggtaaattaaaagtttacaACTTGGCAGATTTTTCCCTTTTAATGGAGTGCGATGTTTTCGATTTACCACCTACATTATTTAATGGGATGGAATCAGAGAGGACCTATTTTAACAAAGAATCCAGTCAAGAACTTGTTGAATTACTTGTAGCAGATTTAGGTGATGATTTCAAGGAGCCACATTTATTTCTCAGGTCAAGACTAAACGAGATTACAGTCTACAAAGCATTCTTATATTCTAACACTGATaagcataaaaatttgttagCTTTTGCTAAAGTACCACAAGAAACAATGACAAGGGAATTCCAAGCAAATGTTGGGACTCCCAGAGATGCAGAATCTACAATGGAGAAAAAGGCTTCAAGCTCTGTtgatcatttaaaaatgacaGCTTTAGAAGTAGTAGGCAATCACTCCGCAGTTTTTGTAACTGGGCGGAAAccctttttaattttgagTACTCTTCACTCAAATGCCAAGTTCTTTCCTATATCCTCCAACATACCAATTTTATCTGTTGCACCTTTTCATGCACACCATGCGCCACAGGGTTATATATATGTAGATGAAAACTCATTTATTCGCATTTGCAAATTTCAAGAAGATTTTGAATACGACAATAAATGGCCTTACAAGAAAGTTTCTTTAGGAAAACAAATCAATGGAATAGCCTATCATCCTACAAAAATGGTTTATGCTGTTGGAAGTGCCGTACCGATTGAGTTTAAAGTAACTGACGAGGATGGAAACGAGCCTTATGCGATTACTGATGACAATGATTATCTTCCAATGGCCAACACCGGTTCGCTTGACCTTGTTTCCCCCTTAACGTGGACTGTTATAGATAGTTATgaatttcaacaatttgAGATTCCCTTATCGGTTGCTTTGGTTAACCTTGAAGTTTCTGAAACAACTAAACTGAGGAAGCCATATATCGCTGTAGGGACCTCTATCACCAAAGGTGAAGATATTGCTGTTCGCGGATCtacatatttatttgaaattattgatGTCGTGCCTCAACCCGGGCGACCAGAAACTCGTcataaattgaaattagTGACTAGAGAGGAAATTAAGGGTACAGTCGCGGTGGTATGCGAAGTTGATGGGTATTTGTTGAGTGGTCAAGGCCAAAAAGTAATTGTACGTGCTTTGGAAGACGAAGACCATTTGGTTGGCGTTTCTTTTATTGACCTTGGGAGTTATACATTGTCTGCTAAATGTTTGCGAAATTTGTTATTGTTTGGCGATGTCCGACAAAACGTAACGTTTGTCGGTTTTGCCGAAGAGCCATACAGAATgactttattttctaaaggTCAAGAAGCGCTCAACGTATCTGCTGCAGATTTTCTTGTGCAAGGTGAGAATTTATACTTTGTAGTGGCCGATACATCTGGAAACTTAAGATTACTTGCATATGATCCTGAAAATCCCGAATCTCATTCTGGTGAAAGACTTGTAACACGTGGAGATTTCCATATAGGAAATGTAATTACTGCTATGACGATATtgccaaaagaaaaaaagcatcAAAATGCCGAGTATGGTTATGATACGGGAGATGACTTCTCTTGTGTAATGGTAAATAGTGATGGTGGACTTCAAATGCTGGTTCCGATTTCTGATCGGGTGTATCGTCGTTTGAACATTATCCAGAACTACCTTGCCAACCGTGTTAATACGATAGGCGGCCTAAATCCCAAGTCCTATCGTCTCATCACCTCCCCATCCAACTTGACTAATCCAACTCGACGAATTCTCGATGGTATGCTCATCGATTACTTTACATATATGTCAGTTGCTCATCGACATGAGATGGCTCATAAATGTGGTGTTCCAGTATCCACTATTATGAATGATCTGGTAGAGTTGGATGAAGCTTTAAGTTATATGTAA